A genomic window from Streptomyces broussonetiae includes:
- a CDS encoding TetR/AcrR family transcriptional regulator, protein MHSHTPASRTGRPRSAAADTAILAATREALVELGWSKLTLGDVAMRAGVAKTTLYRRWAGKNELVVDAVAELFDELELPDRGSLAADIEGVVLQFAAILARPEAKSGLMAVVAEATRDDALRERIRRSIVERQMGLVLQGRARAQKRGELPPEPDPQEAARTVDLIFDVVAGAVVHRTLVSGKAADEEWVRSFTRVLIGGLASPA, encoded by the coding sequence ATGCACAGCCACACCCCCGCCAGCCGTACCGGGCGCCCGCGCAGCGCCGCCGCGGACACCGCGATCCTGGCCGCGACCAGGGAGGCGCTCGTGGAGCTGGGCTGGTCCAAGCTCACCCTGGGAGACGTGGCGATGCGGGCAGGGGTTGCGAAGACGACCCTCTATCGCCGCTGGGCCGGCAAGAACGAACTCGTGGTCGACGCCGTCGCGGAACTCTTCGACGAGCTGGAACTCCCCGACCGCGGCAGTCTGGCCGCCGACATCGAGGGCGTGGTGCTGCAGTTCGCGGCGATCCTCGCCCGCCCGGAGGCCAAGAGCGGCCTGATGGCCGTGGTCGCCGAGGCCACCCGCGACGACGCCCTGCGCGAGCGCATCCGCCGCTCCATCGTGGAGCGCCAGATGGGGCTGGTCCTGCAGGGCCGGGCCCGGGCACAGAAACGGGGCGAACTCCCGCCGGAACCCGATCCGCAGGAGGCCGCCCGCACGGTGGACCTCATCTTCGACGTCGTGGCGGGCGCGGTGGTGCACCGCACCCTGGTGAGCGGCAAGGCGGCGGACGAGGAGTGGGTGCGCAGCTTCACGCGCGTCCTGATCGGTGGGCTGGCCTCGCCCGCCTGA
- a CDS encoding ArsR/SmtB family transcription factor — MPSRLYFGDEDFLRCRFAISPMWETQEAVRTLKRPDRHGYHAPWLRRIREAAAGLDLAPLWLLMPRRGHTPDWLGPPPIGPAATFEEEIAAVRASDPQAAREDTALSLACTPGALRSPRGRAWLADPARMVEELADAMEAAWRALIEPDWLRLRALLEADVAHHSRRLAEVGLGTLLPELDPRLSWDGRTLTLAQRMEYARDLAGQGLVLMPSVFSWPDVITGFEPPWQPTLVYPARGLGGLWTDPGEGAAQALVRLLGRNRAAVLTALAEPATTTALAHRLRLAPSSVSSHLTALRDAGLLTARRYGHQVLYERTPLGVALACGG; from the coding sequence TTGCCGTCACGTCTGTACTTCGGTGACGAGGACTTCCTGCGCTGCCGGTTCGCGATCTCGCCGATGTGGGAGACCCAGGAGGCGGTGCGGACGCTCAAGCGGCCGGACCGGCACGGCTATCACGCGCCCTGGCTGCGCCGGATCCGCGAGGCTGCGGCCGGGCTGGACCTGGCTCCCCTGTGGCTGCTGATGCCCCGCCGGGGCCACACCCCGGACTGGCTGGGGCCGCCGCCGATCGGACCGGCCGCCACGTTCGAGGAGGAGATCGCGGCCGTACGGGCCTCGGACCCGCAGGCGGCCCGCGAGGACACCGCCCTGTCCCTGGCCTGTACGCCGGGTGCGCTGCGGTCGCCGCGTGGCCGGGCCTGGCTGGCGGATCCGGCGCGGATGGTCGAGGAGCTGGCAGACGCCATGGAGGCGGCCTGGCGCGCGCTGATCGAGCCGGACTGGCTCCGGCTGCGGGCCCTGCTGGAGGCCGACGTGGCCCACCACTCACGCCGGCTGGCCGAGGTGGGCCTCGGCACGCTGCTGCCGGAACTGGACCCGAGGCTGTCCTGGGACGGCCGCACGCTCACGCTGGCCCAGCGGATGGAGTACGCCCGCGACCTCGCCGGCCAGGGCCTGGTCCTGATGCCGAGCGTGTTCTCCTGGCCCGACGTGATCACCGGCTTCGAACCGCCGTGGCAGCCCACGCTGGTCTATCCGGCGCGGGGGCTGGGCGGCCTGTGGACCGACCCGGGCGAAGGGGCGGCGCAGGCGCTGGTACGCCTTCTGGGCCGCAACCGGGCGGCCGTCCTGACGGCTCTGGCCGAGCCCGCGACGACCACGGCCCTGGCCCACCGGCTGCGGCTCGCCCCGTCCTCGGTGTCGTCCCACCTGACGGCCCTGCGGGACGCGGGTCTGCTGACGGCGCGCAGGTACGGCCATCAGGTGCTGTACGAGAGGACTCCGCTCGGGGTCGCGCTGGCTTGCGGTGGCTGA
- a CDS encoding DUF3817 domain-containing protein, which yields MDIKTATALRRLRLVSAPEAVSFLILLVCSVLKRTTDFNAVPVMGAVHGVLFILYVIFWADAWNRTSWPLRTAAFYFVLSVLPTGGFFAERKLKRAAEDEVIAARARKEGVVGA from the coding sequence GTGGACATCAAGACCGCCACCGCCCTCCGCCGCCTCCGCCTGGTCTCGGCCCCGGAGGCCGTGTCCTTCCTGATCCTCCTCGTCTGCTCGGTGCTCAAGCGGACCACGGACTTCAACGCGGTACCCGTCATGGGCGCGGTCCACGGCGTCCTCTTCATCCTGTACGTGATCTTCTGGGCGGACGCCTGGAACCGCACCAGTTGGCCGCTCAGGACCGCCGCGTTCTACTTCGTCCTGTCCGTGCTGCCCACCGGCGGCTTCTTCGCCGAGCGCAAGCTCAAGCGCGCCGCCGAGGACGAGGTCATCGCCGCCCGTGCCCGCAAGGAAGGGGTCGTGGGCGCATGA
- a CDS encoding DUF3817 domain-containing protein, which translates to MKKSVLTRYRVMAYTTGVLLVLLCLSMIAKYGLDISGAADVTRVVAIAHGWLYVVYLVVAFDLGSKAKMPVGRQLWVLLAGTIPTAAFFVERKLTRELESKVTDRAPAVAKA; encoded by the coding sequence ATGAAGAAGAGCGTGCTGACCCGCTACCGCGTCATGGCCTACACGACCGGTGTCCTGCTGGTGCTGCTGTGCCTGAGCATGATCGCGAAGTACGGGCTGGACATCAGCGGTGCCGCCGACGTCACGCGCGTCGTGGCCATCGCCCACGGCTGGCTGTACGTCGTCTACCTCGTCGTCGCCTTCGACCTGGGCTCCAAGGCGAAGATGCCGGTCGGCCGGCAGCTGTGGGTGCTGCTCGCGGGCACGATTCCCACGGCGGCCTTCTTCGTAGAGCGCAAGCTCACCCGTGAGCTGGAGTCCAAGGTCACCGACCGGGCCCCGGCCGTCGCCAAGGCGTAG
- a CDS encoding DUF6230 family protein, which translates to MESQVRGGTRWKRFAVVMVPSVAATACIGVALAQGALAASFSVSGQSFKVSADQLVGTGFEQYGAIDSGYTLDGQKTGHPVAVSAFKHAEITNLCQSVVTPDVPIFGNVSLILRAGGAGHDKVEADNIYIDVADLNADATFNNIDIGVAAKDAGKGPGIKSGEQTNPYGFAQQADTATLDNVKQTAWATTAGTFKLSGLHMSLSTGVKECY; encoded by the coding sequence ATGGAGTCCCAGGTGCGTGGCGGGACCAGATGGAAGCGGTTCGCTGTGGTCATGGTGCCCAGCGTGGCCGCCACGGCGTGCATAGGTGTCGCGCTCGCGCAGGGCGCTCTCGCGGCCTCGTTCAGCGTGTCCGGCCAGTCGTTCAAGGTGTCCGCCGACCAGCTCGTGGGCACCGGCTTCGAGCAGTACGGCGCCATTGACAGCGGCTACACGCTGGACGGCCAGAAGACGGGTCACCCGGTGGCCGTCTCGGCGTTCAAGCACGCCGAGATCACCAACCTGTGCCAGTCCGTGGTGACGCCGGACGTGCCGATCTTCGGCAACGTCAGCCTCATCCTGCGGGCCGGCGGCGCGGGTCACGACAAGGTCGAGGCCGACAACATCTACATCGATGTTGCCGACCTGAACGCCGACGCGACCTTCAACAACATCGACATCGGTGTGGCAGCCAAGGACGCCGGCAAGGGTCCGGGCATCAAGAGCGGTGAGCAGACGAACCCGTACGGCTTCGCCCAGCAGGCCGACACGGCCACGCTGGACAACGTGAAGCAGACGGCGTGGGCGACCACCGCCGGCACTTTCAAGCTCAGCGGCCTTCACATGTCGCTGTCGACGGGTGTCAAGGAGTGCTACTAA
- a CDS encoding MTH1187 family thiamine-binding protein, protein MIVAFSVTPLGVGEDVGEYVADAVRVVRESGLPHRTDAMFTSIEGEWDEVMDVVKRAVAAVEERAPRVSLVLKADIRPGVTDGLTAKVETVERHLAG, encoded by the coding sequence ATGATCGTCGCCTTCTCCGTGACGCCCCTGGGCGTGGGCGAGGACGTGGGGGAGTACGTCGCCGACGCCGTGCGCGTGGTGCGTGAGTCGGGGCTGCCCCACCGCACCGACGCGATGTTCACCTCGATCGAGGGCGAGTGGGACGAGGTCATGGACGTCGTCAAGCGCGCCGTCGCCGCCGTGGAGGAGCGCGCCCCGCGCGTGTCGCTCGTCCTCAAGGCCGACATCCGCCCCGGCGTGACCGACGGGCTCACCGCCAAGGTCGAGACCGTCGAACGGCACCTCGCCGGGTAG
- a CDS encoding MFS transporter: MSAPPQTAPAPAGYGRVFAVPEFRAVFAAHVLSMLGVIVSEIALSVLVYDLTRSPLLSALTFALGFLPYAVGGALLAPVADRLPARRVLVGCDLVCAGCVAVMTVPGAGIGLLLALRCALAVVSPVFSGTRMATLADVLGDGDLFVLGRSLLRIVAQSALLVGYGLGGLLLAVVPPRHALVITVATFLASAALLRCGTRDRPARTRDRAQAPPGLRRLAGDRRILVLLLVFWLPAAFSVVPEALAAPYADALGSGSAGLGLLMCALPVGTVAGELFAGARLRPAARERVALPLLCLTLLPYLGFALRPGLVVSLLLLLVSGAGSAYTLGLDQWFVRAVPQELRGRAMTVLSAGLMTVQGVGMALAGVAAQAAGVRAAVTGAGVLGVLCCCGLALAVRATEGRDGAARNMTGR, encoded by the coding sequence ATGTCCGCTCCACCGCAGACGGCCCCGGCACCCGCCGGTTACGGCCGTGTCTTCGCCGTGCCCGAGTTCCGGGCCGTCTTCGCCGCCCATGTGCTGTCCATGCTCGGCGTGATCGTCAGCGAGATCGCGCTGTCCGTCCTCGTCTACGACCTCACCCGCTCACCCCTGCTCAGCGCGCTCACCTTCGCCCTCGGCTTCCTGCCGTACGCCGTTGGCGGCGCCCTGCTCGCGCCCGTCGCCGACCGCCTCCCGGCCCGGCGCGTGCTCGTCGGCTGCGACCTGGTGTGCGCGGGGTGCGTGGCCGTGATGACCGTCCCGGGCGCGGGCATCGGCCTGTTGCTCGCGCTGCGCTGCGCTCTCGCCGTCGTCTCCCCGGTGTTCTCCGGCACCCGCATGGCCACCCTCGCCGACGTGCTCGGTGACGGCGACCTGTTCGTGCTCGGCCGCTCCCTGCTGCGGATCGTCGCCCAGAGCGCCCTGCTCGTCGGCTACGGACTCGGCGGGCTGCTCCTCGCCGTCGTCCCGCCCCGCCACGCCCTGGTCATCACCGTCGCCACCTTCCTCGCCTCCGCCGCCCTGCTGCGCTGCGGCACCCGGGACCGCCCCGCCCGCACCCGCGACCGTGCGCAGGCCCCGCCCGGACTGCGCCGGCTGGCCGGGGACCGCCGGATCCTCGTCCTGCTGCTCGTCTTCTGGCTGCCGGCGGCCTTCTCCGTCGTCCCCGAGGCACTGGCCGCGCCCTACGCCGACGCGCTCGGCAGCGGCTCGGCCGGGCTCGGCCTGCTGATGTGCGCCCTGCCCGTCGGCACCGTGGCCGGAGAACTGTTCGCCGGGGCGCGGCTGCGGCCCGCGGCCCGCGAACGCGTCGCGCTCCCGCTCCTGTGCCTGACCCTGCTGCCGTACCTCGGCTTCGCCCTGCGCCCCGGGCTCGTCGTGTCCCTGCTGCTCCTGCTGGTGTCAGGGGCCGGGTCGGCGTACACCCTCGGCCTGGACCAGTGGTTCGTGCGGGCCGTGCCGCAGGAACTGCGCGGGCGGGCCATGACCGTGCTCAGCGCCGGGCTGATGACCGTCCAGGGCGTGGGCATGGCGCTGGCCGGGGTGGCGGCGCAGGCGGCCGGGGTACGGGCCGCGGTGACGGGGGCCGGTGTGCTCGGCGTGCTGTGCTGCTGCGGGCTGGCCCTGGCGGTCCGGGCGACCGAGGGACGAGACGGGGCTGCCCGGAATATGACCGGCCGGTAG
- a CDS encoding acyl-CoA mutase large subunit family protein, producing the protein MDAHAIEEGRRRWQARYDAARKRDADFTTLSGDAVEPVYGPRPGDTYEGFERIGWPGEYPFTRGLHPTGYRGRTWTIRQFAGFGNAEQTNQRYKMILAAGGGGLSVAFDMPTLMGRDSDDPRSLGEVGHCGVAIDSAADMEVLFKDIPLGDVTTSMTISGPAVPVFCMYLVAAERQGVDPAVLNGTLQTDIFKEYIAQKEWLFQPEPHLRLIGDLMEYCAAGIPAYKPLSVSGYHIREAGATAAQELAYTLADGFGYVELGLSRGLDVDVFAPGLSFFFDAHVDFFEEIAKFRAARRIWARWMRDVYGAKSDKAQWLRFHTQTAGVSLTAQQPYNNVVRTAVEALAAVLGGTNSLHTNALDETLALPSEQAAEIALRTQQVLMEETGVASVADPLGGSWYVEQLTDRIEADAEKIFEQIKERGLRAHPDGRHPIGPVTSGILRGIEDGWFTGEIAESAFRYQQSLEKGDKRVVGVNVHTGSVTGDLEILRVSHEVEREQVRVLGTRRSARDEATVRSALDAMLAAARDGSNMIGPMLDAVRAEATLGEICGVLRDEWGVYTEPAGF; encoded by the coding sequence ATGGACGCTCACGCCATCGAGGAGGGCCGCCGACGCTGGCAGGCCCGTTACGACGCGGCCCGCAAGCGGGACGCCGACTTCACCACGCTCTCCGGCGACGCCGTGGAGCCGGTGTACGGGCCCCGACCGGGCGACACGTACGAGGGATTCGAGCGGATCGGGTGGCCCGGGGAGTACCCCTTCACGCGCGGGCTCCATCCGACCGGCTACCGCGGGCGCACCTGGACGATCCGGCAGTTCGCCGGGTTCGGCAACGCCGAGCAGACCAACCAGCGCTACAAGATGATCCTGGCCGCCGGCGGCGGGGGTCTGTCCGTCGCCTTCGACATGCCGACGCTCATGGGGCGCGACTCCGACGATCCCCGCTCGCTCGGCGAGGTCGGGCACTGCGGCGTCGCCATCGACTCCGCCGCCGACATGGAGGTCCTGTTCAAGGACATCCCGCTCGGCGACGTCACCACCTCCATGACCATCAGCGGGCCCGCCGTGCCCGTCTTCTGCATGTACCTGGTCGCCGCCGAGCGCCAGGGCGTGGACCCGGCGGTCCTCAACGGCACGCTCCAGACGGACATCTTCAAGGAGTACATCGCGCAGAAGGAGTGGCTCTTCCAGCCCGAGCCGCATCTGCGCCTCATCGGCGACCTGATGGAGTACTGCGCGGCCGGCATCCCCGCCTACAAGCCGTTGTCCGTCTCCGGCTACCACATCCGTGAGGCCGGGGCGACGGCCGCGCAGGAGCTGGCGTACACGCTGGCGGACGGCTTCGGCTACGTCGAGCTGGGGCTCAGCCGCGGCCTGGACGTCGACGTCTTCGCGCCCGGCCTCTCCTTCTTCTTCGACGCGCACGTGGACTTCTTCGAGGAGATCGCCAAGTTCCGTGCCGCGCGCCGCATCTGGGCCCGCTGGATGCGGGACGTGTACGGCGCGAAGAGCGACAAGGCGCAGTGGCTGCGCTTCCACACACAGACCGCCGGTGTCTCGCTGACCGCGCAGCAGCCGTACAACAACGTGGTGCGTACGGCCGTGGAGGCGCTGGCCGCGGTGCTCGGCGGGACCAACTCGCTGCACACCAACGCCCTGGACGAGACCCTCGCGCTGCCGAGCGAGCAGGCCGCGGAGATCGCGCTGCGGACCCAGCAGGTGCTGATGGAGGAGACCGGGGTCGCGAGCGTGGCCGATCCGCTGGGCGGTTCGTGGTACGTCGAGCAGCTGACGGACCGGATCGAGGCCGACGCGGAGAAGATCTTCGAGCAGATAAAGGAGCGGGGCCTTCGGGCCCACCCGGACGGGCGGCACCCGATCGGGCCGGTCACCTCCGGCATCCTGCGCGGGATCGAGGACGGCTGGTTCACCGGCGAGATCGCCGAGTCGGCCTTCCGCTACCAGCAGTCCCTGGAGAAGGGCGACAAGAGGGTCGTGGGCGTCAACGTCCACACCGGCTCGGTCACCGGGGACCTGGAGATCCTGCGCGTCAGCCACGAGGTGGAGCGCGAGCAGGTGCGGGTGCTCGGCACGCGCAGGTCCGCCCGGGACGAGGCCACGGTGCGCTCCGCGCTGGACGCCATGCTGGCCGCCGCGCGGGACGGTTCGAACATGATCGGGCCGATGCTGGACGCCGTGCGCGCCGAGGCGACGCTGGGCGAGATCTGTGGCGTACTGCGGGACGAGTGGGGGGTGTACACGGAGCCGGCCGGCTTCTGA
- a CDS encoding AIM24 family protein, giving the protein MSFQEINSKMVEATVLPGQRLYSQRGAMLAYRGDVSFTPSIQGGQGGLMSMIGRRVAGEATPLMTVEGSGTVFFGHGGHHVHVIHLTGDTLYVEADRLLAFEGTLRQGTMFMGSQGGVMGMVRGQVTGQGLFTTTLQGQGSVAVMAHGGVFEIPITPQHPVHVDPQAYVAHHGEVRNKLSAALGWREMVGRGSGEAFQLELSGSGTVFVQASEEKL; this is encoded by the coding sequence ATGTCGTTCCAGGAGATCAACTCCAAGATGGTGGAGGCGACGGTGCTGCCCGGGCAGCGGCTGTACAGCCAGCGCGGCGCGATGCTCGCCTACCGCGGGGACGTGTCCTTCACGCCGAGCATCCAGGGCGGTCAGGGCGGGCTGATGTCCATGATCGGGCGCAGGGTGGCGGGCGAGGCGACCCCGCTGATGACCGTCGAGGGCAGCGGCACGGTGTTCTTCGGGCACGGCGGCCACCACGTGCACGTCATCCACCTCACCGGCGACACCCTGTACGTCGAGGCCGACCGGCTGCTCGCCTTCGAGGGCACGCTCCGCCAGGGCACGATGTTCATGGGCTCGCAGGGCGGGGTGATGGGCATGGTCCGGGGCCAGGTCACCGGCCAGGGCCTGTTCACCACCACCCTCCAGGGTCAGGGCTCGGTCGCCGTGATGGCGCACGGCGGCGTCTTCGAGATCCCGATCACCCCGCAGCACCCGGTCCATGTCGACCCACAGGCCTACGTCGCCCACCACGGAGAGGTCCGCAACAAGCTGTCCGCCGCGCTGGGCTGGCGCGAGATGGTGGGCCGGGGCTCCGGCGAGGCCTTCCAGCTGGAGCTGAGCGGCAGCGGCACGGTGTTCGTCCAGGCCTCGGAGGAGAAGCTGTGA
- a CDS encoding MarR family winged helix-turn-helix transcriptional regulator, producing the protein MPKPLSLPFDPIARADELWKQRWGNVPSMAAITSIMRAQQILLAEVDAVVKPYGLTFARYEALVLLTFSKAGELPMSKIGERLMVHPTSVTNTVDRLVKSGLVAKRPNPNDGRGTLAVITDKGREVVDAATRDLMAMDFGLGAYDTEECKEIFAMFRPLRIAAHDFDDD; encoded by the coding sequence GTGCCGAAGCCTCTCAGCCTTCCCTTCGACCCCATCGCCCGAGCCGACGAACTCTGGAAGCAGCGCTGGGGAAACGTGCCGTCCATGGCCGCGATCACCTCGATCATGCGGGCCCAGCAGATCCTGCTCGCCGAGGTGGACGCGGTGGTCAAACCGTACGGACTGACGTTCGCGCGCTATGAGGCCCTGGTACTGCTGACCTTCTCCAAGGCCGGCGAGCTGCCGATGTCCAAGATCGGTGAGCGGCTGATGGTGCATCCCACGTCGGTGACGAACACCGTGGACCGGCTGGTGAAGTCCGGACTGGTGGCCAAGCGGCCCAACCCCAACGACGGCCGCGGCACGCTCGCCGTGATCACCGACAAGGGGCGCGAGGTGGTCGACGCGGCCACCCGCGACCTGATGGCCATGGACTTCGGGCTCGGCGCGTACGACACGGAGGAGTGCAAGGAGATCTTCGCGATGTTCCGGCCGCTGCGGATCGCGGCACACGACTTCGACGACGACTGA
- a CDS encoding AIM24 family protein produces MFRLQGSKVLAVDMTGDAVKAKNGSMVAYDGRMAFKKLTGGGEGLRGMVTRRLTGEQMTVMEVKGHGTCWFADRASEINLVSLQGDKLYVESSNLLVTDAGLRTGTTFTGLRGASQGNGLFTTTVEGHGQAALLSDGPAVVLRVSPQYPLIVDPGAYIAHQGSVRQSFQSGVTFRTFLGEGGGEAFQIRFEGDGLVYVQPSERNTIAGDL; encoded by the coding sequence ATGTTCCGACTTCAAGGCAGCAAGGTGCTCGCCGTCGACATGACCGGGGATGCCGTGAAGGCGAAGAACGGCTCGATGGTCGCGTACGACGGGCGGATGGCCTTCAAGAAGCTGACCGGCGGCGGCGAGGGGCTGCGGGGGATGGTCACCCGCAGACTCACGGGCGAGCAGATGACGGTGATGGAGGTGAAGGGGCACGGGACGTGCTGGTTCGCGGACCGCGCCTCGGAGATCAACCTGGTGAGCCTGCAGGGCGACAAGCTCTACGTGGAGTCGAGCAATCTGCTCGTGACGGACGCCGGGCTGCGCACCGGGACGACCTTCACGGGGCTGCGGGGCGCCTCGCAGGGCAACGGACTGTTCACGACGACGGTCGAGGGGCACGGGCAGGCGGCCCTGCTGTCCGACGGCCCGGCGGTGGTGCTCCGGGTCAGCCCGCAGTACCCGCTGATCGTCGACCCGGGGGCGTACATCGCCCATCAGGGCAGCGTCCGCCAGTCCTTCCAGTCCGGTGTGACGTTCCGCACGTTCCTCGGGGAGGGCGGCGGTGAGGCCTTCCAGATCCGGTTCGAGGGCGACGGGCTGGTCTACGTGCAGCCGAGCGAGCGGAACACGATCGCGGGGGATCTGTAG
- a CDS encoding DUF6114 domain-containing protein — protein MSAETPAAAPGQFTHRRLQFRAWRGSRPFWAGLLVMLGGFLILYFPYAHLQLGHLSMTMGTPGGSSSLIIGVLLIVLGITLWFQRHIRVFAGIAAILLALVSIPLSNIGGFIVGFLLSLIGGAMAVAWAPGTPPQSPPPAEAAPGEGGAPQAAPLPEQSVDQGPSQAYPGFGENDLSGTSPANGANGRHSAG, from the coding sequence ATGAGCGCCGAGACTCCTGCCGCCGCACCCGGCCAGTTCACCCACCGGAGGCTGCAGTTCCGCGCCTGGCGGGGCTCGCGTCCGTTCTGGGCCGGACTGCTCGTCATGCTGGGCGGCTTTCTGATCCTGTACTTTCCGTACGCACACCTGCAGCTGGGCCACCTCTCGATGACGATGGGGACACCCGGCGGCTCCAGCTCCTTGATCATCGGTGTGCTGCTCATCGTCCTCGGCATCACCCTCTGGTTCCAGCGGCACATCCGGGTCTTCGCGGGTATCGCGGCGATTCTGCTGGCGCTGGTGTCCATTCCGCTGTCCAACATCGGCGGCTTCATCGTCGGCTTCCTGCTCTCGCTGATCGGCGGAGCGATGGCCGTGGCCTGGGCGCCGGGCACGCCGCCCCAGTCGCCCCCGCCGGCCGAGGCGGCGCCGGGCGAGGGCGGTGCCCCGCAGGCCGCGCCACTGCCGGAGCAGAGCGTGGACCAGGGCCCCTCGCAGGCCTATCCGGGGTTCGGGGAGAACGACCTGTCAGGAACGAGCCCGGCCAACGGGGCGAACGGGAGGCACAGTGCCGGCTGA
- a CDS encoding tetratricopeptide repeat protein encodes MQPRNMSMSGVVDLAAVKAAQEAKAKAEQTRAEAARQGGTGAVAPADLVIDVDEAGFERDVLQRSAEVPVVIDFWAEWCQPCKQLGPVLERLALEYNGRFLLAKIDVDANQMLMQQFGVQGIPAVFAVVAGQALPLFQGAAGEQQIRQTLDQLIEVAEQRFGLTGLTVDPDAEPGAVAQAAPQAGPYDATLNAAAEALDAGDLAGAIQAYKNVLADDPAHPEAQLGLAQAELLQRVQGFDPQKVRQDAADRPADAEAQIAAADLDLVGGHVEDAFGRLIDAVRHTAGDERDKVRLRLLELFEVVGPEDPRVVGARRALARALF; translated from the coding sequence ATGCAGCCACGGAACATGTCCATGAGCGGCGTCGTCGACCTCGCCGCGGTGAAGGCGGCCCAGGAGGCCAAGGCCAAGGCCGAGCAGACGCGCGCCGAGGCCGCCCGGCAGGGTGGCACGGGGGCCGTCGCCCCGGCCGATCTCGTCATCGACGTCGATGAGGCGGGCTTTGAGAGGGATGTCCTCCAGCGCTCCGCCGAGGTCCCGGTCGTCATCGACTTCTGGGCCGAATGGTGTCAGCCCTGCAAGCAGCTGGGCCCGGTCCTGGAGCGGCTGGCCCTCGAGTACAACGGGCGCTTCCTGCTCGCCAAGATCGACGTCGACGCCAACCAGATGCTGATGCAGCAGTTCGGGGTGCAGGGCATCCCGGCGGTGTTCGCCGTAGTCGCGGGCCAGGCACTGCCGCTGTTCCAGGGCGCGGCCGGGGAGCAGCAGATCCGGCAGACCCTCGACCAGCTGATCGAGGTCGCCGAGCAGCGGTTCGGGCTGACCGGCCTGACCGTCGACCCGGACGCGGAGCCGGGCGCCGTCGCCCAGGCCGCGCCGCAGGCCGGACCGTACGACGCGACGCTGAACGCTGCCGCCGAGGCCCTGGACGCCGGTGACCTGGCCGGAGCCATCCAGGCCTACAAGAACGTGCTGGCCGACGACCCGGCCCACCCGGAGGCCCAACTCGGCCTGGCACAGGCCGAGCTGCTCCAGCGGGTGCAGGGCTTCGACCCGCAGAAGGTGCGCCAGGACGCGGCCGACAGGCCGGCCGACGCCGAGGCGCAGATCGCCGCCGCCGACCTGGATCTGGTGGGCGGCCATGTCGAGGACGCCTTCGGGCGGTTGATCGACGCGGTGCGCCACACGGCGGGTGACGAGCGGGACAAGGTGCGGCTGCGGCTGCTGGAGCTGTTCGAGGTCGTGGGTCCCGAGGATCCGCGCGTGGTCGGGGCGCGCAGGGCGCTGGCGCGGGCGCTGTTCTGA